A DNA window from Paenibacillus andongensis contains the following coding sequences:
- a CDS encoding MMPL family transporter: MIEKWIRALARTKWLVLLIWLAVTVGSVFVLPDLGQIVRQTESKFLPSDAQSAQAQAIIEQMDPNRKSKSNAIVVAQRENGLTEQDQTWIKGKLADLKKDQDAMGIVSILSAFDDPSLAQKFISKDNTTELVIVEFPKQVQQASTADSVKLLKEKFNAPPSGMSIEFTGSAPIFLDYNTSTNEGLKKTEILTLVLVLGILLFVFRSPVAPFIPLLTIGMAFILTRGLVALFSKAGMPVSSFTETFLIAVLFGAGTDYCILLIHRFREELSKTTDRVTALLRTIQTVGKTVLFSGSTVLIAFYLIGFAKFGLYQSAVGVAIGVAVTLVAAVTLTPALMLILGPAMYWPVKVKNGAAHGDSKLWGAMARLTAKRPIAVLLVCLLLLTPFVFLFQGNRSFDDLAEIDPSISAVKGFREVEAKFSSGEVLPTTVAITSTSSMRTPEGLAAIEKVSQAASQIANVKEVRSAARPLGKQIAELTVPNQLEQTNKGLTELRSGINQVNDGLKKAQSQIETQAGDITKLSQGAEEIAQKLTEVQGGLKQVSGGIVQSEQGAQQLVKASGQLKGTAASMGDDLSKLVQEYPELAKNNTYQTLVGKQQGLTGGLVQTEAGLQPLAKGLAQLAPSVNQISGGIGQLADGQKQVSGGIGQLENGLGQFASGLGEGTSALTKVSDGITQVVEAQKGIADNSSKQIAGWNVPKEVLEQADFKKSLDFYMSEDGKIAKLEVVLAINPYSKEAMGKMDELKETIATSLNGTTLSKADVKLAGQTANYHELDSISQNDFYRTGGFVLIGIYLVLALLLRSLLMPLYLLLSLVFNYLITMGIVEFIFVKLLGFEGLSWTVSFFIFLIIVALGVDYSIFLMARFKEEYRPGRIIEAMGKAMTTTGGVIMSAALIMGGTFAALMFSGVDTLLELGAGISIGLAIYTTVFMGLIVPSLAVLFGEANWWPFPRKTFAVVEKAAASRESREAAVQH; the protein is encoded by the coding sequence ATGATTGAAAAATGGATTAGAGCATTAGCAAGGACAAAATGGCTCGTCTTACTTATTTGGTTAGCTGTAACCGTAGGCTCAGTATTCGTCTTACCTGATCTGGGGCAAATCGTAAGGCAGACCGAATCCAAATTCTTACCATCGGATGCCCAATCCGCACAAGCGCAGGCGATCATTGAACAGATGGACCCGAATCGAAAATCAAAGTCCAACGCGATTGTCGTCGCGCAGCGGGAAAACGGGCTAACCGAACAAGATCAAACCTGGATCAAAGGAAAATTAGCCGATCTGAAAAAAGATCAGGATGCCATGGGCATCGTCAGCATACTCTCTGCTTTCGATGATCCATCGCTCGCTCAGAAGTTTATTAGTAAAGATAATACGACTGAGCTCGTCATTGTCGAGTTTCCAAAACAGGTACAGCAAGCCTCAACGGCGGACAGTGTCAAGCTTTTAAAGGAAAAATTCAATGCTCCGCCAAGCGGAATGTCCATTGAATTCACAGGCAGTGCGCCTATCTTCTTGGATTACAATACATCCACCAATGAAGGACTGAAAAAGACAGAGATTCTTACTCTCGTCCTTGTCCTTGGTATCCTACTCTTTGTTTTTCGCTCTCCTGTCGCGCCATTCATTCCACTGCTTACGATCGGGATGGCTTTCATCCTGACACGCGGGCTTGTGGCGTTATTCAGTAAAGCGGGTATGCCTGTATCCTCTTTTACAGAGACATTCCTTATCGCCGTATTGTTCGGAGCCGGAACCGACTACTGCATCCTCTTGATTCACCGTTTCCGTGAAGAGCTGTCCAAGACAACCGATCGAGTAACCGCCTTACTGCGAACCATTCAAACAGTTGGCAAAACAGTGCTGTTCTCCGGGAGTACCGTACTCATTGCCTTCTACTTGATTGGATTCGCTAAATTCGGCCTATATCAATCAGCGGTTGGCGTGGCCATCGGTGTAGCGGTTACCTTAGTTGCTGCCGTAACGTTGACTCCGGCCTTAATGCTTATTCTCGGTCCAGCCATGTACTGGCCTGTGAAGGTGAAAAACGGTGCCGCGCACGGAGATTCCAAGCTTTGGGGAGCTATGGCACGATTAACAGCCAAGAGGCCGATTGCCGTTCTACTTGTATGTTTGCTTTTGCTAACTCCGTTCGTCTTTCTTTTCCAAGGGAATCGCTCCTTCGATGACTTAGCCGAGATCGATCCTAGTATCAGCGCGGTCAAAGGCTTTCGCGAGGTGGAAGCCAAGTTCAGCAGCGGCGAGGTTCTGCCAACAACGGTAGCAATTACTTCCACCAGCTCAATGCGAACACCCGAAGGGCTGGCCGCTATTGAGAAAGTGAGCCAAGCCGCTAGCCAAATCGCTAACGTTAAAGAAGTGCGTAGCGCTGCCAGACCGCTAGGCAAACAAATTGCGGAGCTTACCGTACCGAATCAGCTAGAGCAAACGAATAAAGGATTAACAGAGCTTCGCTCGGGGATTAATCAGGTCAATGACGGCTTGAAAAAAGCACAGTCGCAGATTGAAACCCAGGCCGGAGATATAACCAAACTAAGCCAAGGTGCCGAAGAAATTGCACAGAAGCTTACTGAGGTTCAAGGCGGACTGAAGCAAGTATCAGGCGGGATTGTACAGTCCGAACAAGGAGCTCAGCAGTTGGTGAAGGCATCTGGCCAATTAAAAGGAACAGCAGCTTCTATGGGGGACGATTTATCAAAACTCGTGCAAGAGTACCCTGAACTAGCAAAAAACAATACGTATCAGACATTAGTTGGCAAACAACAAGGTTTAACCGGTGGATTAGTTCAAACCGAAGCCGGCTTGCAACCTTTAGCTAAGGGTCTAGCTCAGCTGGCGCCTTCGGTTAACCAGATATCCGGCGGAATCGGGCAATTAGCCGATGGACAGAAGCAAGTAAGCGGTGGGATCGGGCAGCTAGAAAACGGACTAGGCCAATTTGCTTCCGGGCTTGGTGAAGGTACTAGCGCGTTAACAAAAGTGTCCGATGGGATTACTCAAGTTGTGGAAGCCCAAAAGGGTATTGCAGATAACAGTTCCAAGCAGATTGCGGGCTGGAATGTGCCGAAAGAAGTGCTGGAGCAGGCGGATTTCAAGAAGTCTTTGGACTTCTACATGTCCGAAGACGGCAAAATCGCCAAGCTCGAAGTCGTTCTTGCGATCAACCCTTACTCCAAGGAAGCTATGGGTAAGATGGATGAGCTTAAAGAAACGATCGCCACGAGCTTGAACGGCACGACGCTTTCGAAGGCCGATGTAAAGCTGGCCGGACAAACAGCAAATTATCATGAGTTGGACAGTATCTCGCAGAATGACTTTTACCGCACTGGAGGATTCGTGCTAATAGGGATCTACCTGGTTCTGGCTTTACTGCTTCGCTCCCTCCTCATGCCGCTGTATCTCCTGCTGTCGTTGGTTTTTAACTACTTAATCACAATGGGGATTGTAGAATTTATATTTGTCAAACTGTTAGGCTTTGAAGGTCTATCATGGACCGTGTCCTTCTTCATCTTCTTGATTATCGTAGCTCTGGGTGTGGATTACAGCATCTTCCTCATGGCTAGGTTCAAAGAGGAATATCGCCCAGGCCGCATCATCGAAGCGATGGGCAAGGCCATGACGACGACCGGCGGCGTTATCATGTCGGCTGCGCTCATCATGGGCGGCACGTTCGCGGCGCTCATGTTCTCCGGCGTAGACACGCTGCTGGAGCTCGGCGCCGGCATCTCCATCGGATTAGCCATTTACACGACCGTGTTCATGGGGCTAATCGTTCCCTCTTTGGCTGTCCTTTTCGGAGAAGCCAATTGGTGGCCCTTTCCACGCAAAACCTTTGCGGTAGTGGAGAAAGCTGCTGCATCCCGTGAATCGAGGGAAGCTGCTGTGCAGCATTAA
- a CDS encoding TetR/AcrR family transcriptional regulator: protein MNREEKKRATRKKIMDTALELFAEHGYEATTVHLITERAGVAKGTFFNYFECKEDVFCDIQAFWATTEFVKLKDKSGPILPHLREFLMEFVRIVPYTRQLVRAVFQSNLGNEKSLSNQQRMLEELKQILIPLIIEAQQRGEFTSTFPAEMIAEQAIQTYMGVLISWGMGMGDDKLNTQMAVSFELFFRSLQP from the coding sequence ATGAACCGTGAGGAAAAAAAGCGTGCCACACGCAAAAAAATAATGGACACAGCGCTCGAGCTATTTGCGGAGCATGGTTATGAAGCGACAACGGTTCATCTGATTACGGAACGGGCTGGTGTAGCGAAGGGAACCTTCTTCAACTATTTTGAATGCAAAGAAGATGTGTTCTGTGATATCCAAGCATTCTGGGCAACGACAGAGTTCGTAAAGTTGAAGGATAAAAGTGGACCCATTCTCCCGCACCTTCGCGAATTTCTTATGGAATTTGTAAGGATTGTGCCTTATACGAGACAGCTTGTTCGTGCTGTATTCCAAAGTAATCTTGGCAATGAAAAGTCATTATCGAATCAGCAGCGCATGTTGGAAGAACTCAAACAGATCCTGATTCCTCTCATTATAGAAGCGCAACAACGGGGGGAATTCACTTCGACCTTCCCGGCAGAAATGATTGCTGAACAAGCCATTCAAACCTATATGGGAGTATTAATTTCCTGGGGGATGGGGATGGGCGACGATAAGCTTAATACGCAAATGGCCGTTAGTTTTGAGCTGTTCTTTCGAAGTTTGCAGCCCTGA
- a CDS encoding helix-turn-helix domain-containing protein produces MSDFLRLVGERLRMVRKLKGLTQDQLAERTGKDSMSKSHISDIERGQRNISLLTLEILMNALEIDPSELFNFQKFDGVEEIHKKKLILDIHKSMLMERGLDEVKYVVRTTNDFLDTIDAKESGRRNKNK; encoded by the coding sequence ATGTCCGATTTTTTAAGACTAGTTGGCGAGCGTTTAAGAATGGTTAGAAAGTTAAAGGGCTTAACACAAGATCAGTTGGCTGAAAGAACAGGCAAAGACAGTATGAGTAAATCGCACATTTCGGATATAGAAAGAGGTCAAAGGAATATTTCACTTCTTACGTTGGAAATTTTGATGAATGCTTTGGAAATTGATCCCAGCGAGTTGTTTAATTTCCAAAAGTTTGATGGTGTGGAAGAAATCCACAAGAAAAAGCTGATCCTTGATATTCACAAAAGTATGCTCATGGAGAGAGGGCTTGATGAGGTTAAGTATGTCGTTCGGACAACGAATGATTTCCTGGATACTATAGATGCCAAGGAGTCTGGTAGGAGGAATAAGAATAAATAA
- a CDS encoding HEAT repeat domain-containing protein, which produces MTIELKNEIPSNFEELKKSANRTSNWRERLEAVEALGQYNDQQTINILTRMMNSDAVYPIQEAAYRKLRAFGEDVQLPPRKKGDLIKGAGKVFVRIKKSLPEGHTFEEFKEKLQKTRSDVYDTYEGDKGSDFDQWLETTWASLLKK; this is translated from the coding sequence TTGACCATCGAATTAAAAAACGAAATACCTTCCAATTTTGAGGAACTAAAAAAATCGGCCAACCGTACCTCCAATTGGAGAGAACGTCTAGAAGCCGTTGAAGCATTAGGCCAATATAACGACCAACAAACCATTAACATACTAACGCGTATGATGAACAGCGATGCTGTATATCCCATTCAAGAGGCTGCCTACCGCAAACTCCGGGCATTTGGTGAGGATGTTCAGCTGCCGCCAAGAAAAAAAGGTGATTTGATTAAAGGAGCGGGTAAAGTTTTTGTGCGCATTAAGAAGAGCTTGCCTGAGGGTCATACGTTTGAGGAGTTTAAAGAGAAGTTACAGAAGACCAGAAGTGACGTATATGATACGTACGAAGGTGACAAAGGGTCTGACTTCGATCAATGGCTTGAAACCACATGGGCATCGTTACTGAAAAAATAA
- a CDS encoding DUF3934 family protein, whose product MSKAKGKGGTGRGTDSKGWNRWQASANRAKSAPKPYKSKGLLAAAKAAKAANSSNGDKPKA is encoded by the coding sequence ATGAGCAAAGCGAAGGGTAAAGGCGGAACCGGCAGAGGAACAGACAGTAAAGGCTGGAACCGGTGGCAAGCTAGTGCCAATAGAGCAAAGAGTGCCCCAAAACCTTATAAAAGTAAAGGTCTATTAGCTGCAGCCAAAGCTGCCAAAGCCGCGAATAGCAGCAATGGCGATAAACCTAAAGCTTAG
- a CDS encoding spore coat protein: MQQQTPNNSMTQGMQNMNHGGHELFDLHEVLACTINVLDQFMIFRQFVQDNELLDILDRQYNFTLFHYNITAECFATGQKPSQETETYMIRNLSQPIYGIKPTQPKKPNQSLADVKDAGISAHMLGLVKSHAALLTMTSVEVTNPAVRRVLASQVQNFIEMAYEIFLYQNRNAYYQVPQLEASDMQKMLNTFVPAQGMPQMPPNNRPGTVH, translated from the coding sequence ATGCAGCAGCAAACGCCAAATAATAGCATGACACAAGGCATGCAGAACATGAATCATGGGGGGCATGAGCTCTTTGATTTGCACGAGGTGTTGGCCTGTACGATTAATGTGCTGGACCAGTTCATGATCTTCAGACAATTCGTCCAAGATAACGAGCTTCTGGATATTTTGGATCGTCAGTACAACTTTACGCTTTTCCATTACAACATAACAGCAGAGTGCTTTGCTACAGGACAAAAACCTAGTCAAGAAACAGAGACATATATGATCCGAAACCTATCCCAGCCGATCTACGGTATCAAACCTACACAGCCCAAAAAGCCGAATCAATCATTAGCTGATGTGAAGGATGCGGGCATTAGCGCACATATGCTAGGCCTTGTGAAATCTCATGCTGCGCTATTGACGATGACTTCCGTTGAGGTGACTAACCCTGCTGTGCGTCGTGTATTGGCTTCTCAAGTACAGAACTTTATCGAGATGGCCTATGAAATTTTCTTGTATCAAAATAGAAATGCCTACTACCAAGTTCCACAGCTTGAAGCCTCCGATATGCAAAAAATGCTTAACACCTTCGTTCCGGCACAAGGAATGCCGCAAATGCCACCTAATAATAGACCAGGAACTGTACACTAA
- a CDS encoding YqcI/YcgG family protein — translation MVNLISKDWFENHQTDLPEWQQDAFRKFGQMINDPDQMYPCIPGRLGFISNSLRFGFAADPRSEEAINNVAKLLQQYGECSRETGKYASLVVFFNTPNELADGFSIEDYEQLFWSVLSRGSAKDQAPWPSHISSDPTHHTWEFCYNGHPYFAFWGPPATEIRKSRRTPCFLITFQPRWVFEEINDSTSFGRNMKKLIHQKLVEYDGVPALQ, via the coding sequence ATGGTTAACTTAATCTCAAAAGACTGGTTTGAGAATCATCAAACGGATCTACCTGAATGGCAGCAGGATGCATTTCGTAAATTTGGTCAAATGATTAATGATCCGGACCAGATGTACCCTTGCATCCCCGGTCGTCTTGGTTTTATCTCGAATAGTCTACGATTCGGATTTGCTGCAGATCCTAGGTCGGAAGAAGCCATTAATAATGTCGCTAAGCTCTTGCAGCAATACGGCGAATGTTCGCGTGAAACGGGTAAATATGCCTCTCTAGTGGTGTTTTTCAATACACCTAACGAACTAGCCGATGGCTTCTCCATAGAAGACTATGAACAATTGTTTTGGTCGGTTTTAAGCCGGGGAAGCGCCAAAGATCAGGCCCCATGGCCTTCACATATTTCGTCAGATCCTACCCATCATACCTGGGAGTTCTGTTATAACGGGCATCCGTATTTCGCCTTTTGGGGGCCCCCTGCGACCGAGATTCGGAAGAGCCGACGGACTCCATGTTTTCTCATCACTTTCCAGCCTCGATGGGTTTTTGAAGAAATCAACGATTCGACCTCCTTTGGCCGGAATATGAAAAAGCTGATTCATCAGAAGTTAGTCGAGTACGACGGCGTTCCCGCGCTTCAATGA
- a CDS encoding DUF1989 domain-containing protein → MANPPYARAWFTVVADTVGQHDFINSPCRSEMYELLYDQQNHASCYHNLNQALAQFSIPAPDQHYSINFFMNTVILPTGQIRIERPLSKAGDYVELRAETDLFVAVSACPCSESACNGYVCTPIDVEIMN, encoded by the coding sequence ATGGCGAATCCCCCCTACGCAAGGGCTTGGTTCACCGTTGTAGCGGATACCGTAGGGCAGCACGATTTCATTAACTCTCCTTGCCGCTCTGAAATGTATGAACTGCTTTACGATCAACAAAACCATGCAAGCTGCTATCATAATCTGAATCAAGCCCTAGCACAGTTCAGCATCCCAGCTCCGGATCAACACTATTCTATAAATTTCTTTATGAACACGGTTATTCTGCCTACTGGACAAATCAGGATTGAACGGCCGCTATCCAAAGCTGGCGATTATGTTGAGCTTCGTGCAGAGACGGACCTGTTCGTAGCGGTATCTGCCTGTCCCTGTTCCGAAAGCGCCTGTAATGGATATGTTTGCACACCTATTGATGTGGAAATTATGAACTAG